A genome region from Nocardia sp. NBC_00565 includes the following:
- a CDS encoding aromatic ring-hydroxylating oxygenase subunit alpha: MHFPLSERMTSTGNVVVDGPLPDLPIGRALVPARAYTGTAEFALEQDRIFSAGWVWAGYAHWVDEPGAIHPVTIGGKPLLIVRGDDDRIRVFHNSCRHRGMALTEEPVVVTRRIQCAYHCWSFDLDGKLSTAPYYGRERRAKVDPAIAERLGLLAVASHVWAGMVFIDLSAAETDPQACADDFAHHLDPILSRWAHIDFDRIHLAGERRYDVDANWKLVVENFLDFYHLPFVHPQVGPVTASLDVDDVALHPDIMGGTYPHGAIGKADKTDRALPWLGDVPADRLEHQDIFCVFPNALLFLEADWFQVIGFHPFAPDRTIEHMAVFVDSSAAGAEYAQAHEQLTEVLWEVNDQDMPMLHRLQIGRNSPAADATNLVSHWDQITALFQHRVAAKADY; this comes from the coding sequence ATGCACTTTCCGCTATCCGAGCGGATGACATCGACCGGGAACGTGGTCGTCGACGGTCCGCTGCCCGATCTGCCCATCGGCCGTGCGCTCGTGCCCGCCCGCGCCTACACCGGCACCGCGGAGTTCGCGCTCGAGCAGGACCGGATCTTTTCCGCGGGCTGGGTATGGGCCGGTTACGCACACTGGGTCGACGAGCCCGGCGCGATACACCCGGTCACGATCGGCGGCAAGCCGCTGCTGATCGTGCGTGGCGACGACGATCGGATCCGGGTCTTCCACAATTCCTGTCGGCATCGCGGGATGGCCCTGACCGAGGAACCGGTGGTGGTCACTCGGCGGATCCAGTGCGCTTACCACTGCTGGTCTTTCGATCTGGACGGAAAGCTGTCCACCGCACCGTATTACGGCCGTGAGCGGCGCGCGAAGGTGGATCCGGCGATCGCCGAGCGGCTCGGCCTGCTCGCCGTCGCCAGCCATGTCTGGGCAGGCATGGTGTTCATCGACCTGTCCGCCGCCGAGACCGACCCGCAGGCGTGCGCGGACGATTTCGCACACCACCTCGATCCGATCCTCAGTCGTTGGGCCCATATCGATTTCGACCGGATCCACCTGGCCGGGGAGCGTCGCTACGATGTCGACGCCAATTGGAAGCTCGTCGTCGAGAACTTCCTCGACTTCTACCATCTGCCGTTCGTCCATCCGCAGGTCGGCCCGGTGACCGCCTCGCTCGACGTCGACGATGTGGCGTTGCATCCCGACATCATGGGCGGCACCTATCCGCACGGGGCGATCGGTAAGGCGGACAAGACCGATCGGGCCCTGCCATGGCTCGGTGACGTCCCCGCCGACCGGCTCGAACACCAGGACATCTTCTGCGTGTTCCCCAATGCCCTGTTATTCCTCGAGGCGGACTGGTTCCAGGTGATCGGCTTTCATCCCTTCGCCCCCGACCGGACGATCGAGCATATGGCGGTATTCGTCGATTCGTCCGCGGCCGGTGCGGAATACGCGCAGGCCCACGAACAACTGACCGAGGTGCTGTGGGAGGTCAACGACCAGGACATGCCGATGCTGCACCGCCTGCAGATCGGTCGTAACTCCCCCGCGGCGGATGCGACGAACCTGGTCTCGCACTGGGATCAGATCACCGCGCTCTTCCAGCATCGGGTCGCGGCCAAGGCGGACTACTGA
- a CDS encoding class II aldolase/adducin family protein: MTTLDTPATEQRLRRELAAVYRLVAHFGMTDLIFTHISLRLPGPAPRFLINPYGLLFEEITASNLVVVDATGHPIGDTGHLVNPAGFVIHGAVHAARPDAHCVLHTHTRAGCAVAATTEGLLPVNQMSMEFYGRIGYHDYEGVALDLDEQARLVADLGEHPVLILRNHGLLTVGSTAAQAFLRMFYLNRACEIQVSAAAAGTLTLPPPQVCERSARQLAGTETGDDFADTEAYDLAWAALLRLLDRIDPHYAD, from the coding sequence ATGACCACGCTGGATACTCCGGCGACCGAACAGCGGCTGCGGCGCGAACTCGCGGCCGTGTACCGACTGGTCGCGCACTTCGGGATGACGGACCTGATCTTCACCCATATCTCGCTGCGCTTGCCGGGACCGGCCCCGCGCTTCCTGATCAACCCGTACGGACTACTATTCGAGGAGATCACCGCATCGAATCTGGTGGTCGTCGACGCGACAGGCCACCCGATAGGCGACACCGGGCACCTGGTGAATCCGGCCGGTTTCGTCATCCACGGCGCGGTGCACGCCGCCCGGCCCGACGCGCACTGTGTGCTACACACCCACACCAGGGCCGGCTGTGCGGTGGCAGCCACCACCGAGGGGCTACTGCCGGTCAACCAGATGTCGATGGAGTTCTACGGCCGGATCGGTTATCACGACTACGAGGGCGTCGCCCTTGATCTCGACGAACAGGCTCGGCTGGTCGCCGACCTCGGCGAACACCCGGTACTGATCCTGCGCAACCACGGCCTGCTCACCGTCGGATCCACTGCGGCACAGGCATTCCTGCGCATGTTCTATCTGAACCGAGCCTGCGAGATCCAAGTGTCGGCCGCCGCCGCCGGAACTCTCACGCTGCCGCCACCGCAGGTCTGTGAACGCAGCGCACGTCAGTTGGCCGGGACCGAAACCGGCGACGATTTCGCCGACACCGAGGCATACGACCTGGCCTGGGCGGCCCTGCTGCGGCTGCTCGACCGCATCGATCCGCACTACGCGGACTGA